The Methanomassiliicoccales archaeon DNA segment CGAAAATGCTTGATATTGTGGAGACAGCTGTGAACGCTGTAGATCCATACACATGCATAAAAAATGCAGTAAAAGTGGATGGAAGCACAATGAGTGTATCGGGCGAGCTTTATGACCTCCAGTCTTTCAAAAGAATTTTTGTTGTTGGCGCTGGTAAAGCATCTGCTAGAATGGCAATGGCACTCCACAACTTACTCGGAGAAAGAATCACTGGGGGATTCGTCAACGCATTAGAAAGCGGAAAAGTGGGGAGTATCGTCTTGAATAAGACTACACATCCTCACCCGGGTACCGAGGGTTTGCAGGGCGCATTGAGGATCAAGGAGATATGCGAGAGCGCCGGCGAGAGGGATCTCGTCATTTGTGTTATTTCGGGCGGCGGGTCCGCGATGATGCCGTGTCCAGTTAGAGGTGTCACGCTTGAAGACAAGAAAAAGACGGCAGAGCTGCTCATGCTTGCCGGTGCTTCAATCGAAGAGCTTAATACCGTCCGCCGGCACCTCTCGCAACTCAAAGGCGGCAATCTCGCGAGGATCGCGTATCCTGCGACGGTGCTCAGCCTAATCATTTCCGATGTGATCGGGGACCCCCTCGAGAGCATTGCATCTGGCCCGACAGCCCCCGATCCAACAACATTTGCCGATGCGCTTCATGTACTCGAAAGATATGGGGTCTTCGAACAGGTGCCTGCGTCAGTGAAGGAAAAGTTGGCTGCAGGGGAAAGGGAAAATCCCAAGCCAGGCGATCCGATTTTTGAGAAGGTTAAGAATGTCATAGTGGCAAGCAATACCATCGCACTTGAAGCGGCGCTTGCCAAGTCGAGGGATCACGGCTTTGAATCTCTTATTCTGACTTCATCGATGAGGGGAGAGGCGAGGAATGTCGGCACGGCCCTTGCTCGCCTGGGCAACCAAATTCGCCAGTCCCTCGATTCAAGTCAAATGAAGATGATTATCGCCGGGGGAGAAACGACGGTCACAGTGAAAGGAAGGGGAAGGGGCGGACGGAACTGCGAGCTGGTGCTCAGCGCCTTGTTCGAATTAGAAGACGGCATCACCTTGCTTTCGCTTGGAACCGATGGTATCGATGGAAACACGGATGCGGCTGGTGCGATAGCAGATGCGAGTATGTTCAGAGAGGAAGCGTCGCGGTTCCTTGCCAATAACGATTCGTATTCGTACTTCTTGAAATACGGCGGATTGATTTTCACTGGGGCTACAGGTACAAATGTCTGCGACATAGTCCTTCTGGCCGTTTCAAGAAAAGCATAAATAAAGATATCCCTATGGCCTCTCTGTTATGCCAGTTATTAGTTTCAAGTACGATGACCTCATCCAACTTATTGGGAATGAAGTGCCACTACAGAAGATTCTTGATGAATTGCCGATGATGGGAGCCGATTTTCATAGTTACGACGAGGGGACAGGCGAAATCATGA contains these protein-coding regions:
- a CDS encoding glycerate kinase, translated to MKILNRDELLRTGNSEIRAKMLDIVETAVNAVDPYTCIKNAVKVDGSTMSVSGELYDLQSFKRIFVVGAGKASARMAMALHNLLGERITGGFVNALESGKVGSIVLNKTTHPHPGTEGLQGALRIKEICESAGERDLVICVISGGGSAMMPCPVRGVTLEDKKKTAELLMLAGASIEELNTVRRHLSQLKGGNLARIAYPATVLSLIISDVIGDPLESIASGPTAPDPTTFADALHVLERYGVFEQVPASVKEKLAAGERENPKPGDPIFEKVKNVIVASNTIALEAALAKSRDHGFESLILTSSMRGEARNVGTALARLGNQIRQSLDSSQMKMIIAGGETTVTVKGRGRGGRNCELVLSALFELEDGITLLSLGTDGIDGNTDAAGAIADASMFREEASRFLANNDSYSYFLKYGGLIFTGATGTNVCDIVLLAVSRKA